The following proteins are encoded in a genomic region of Phycodurus eques isolate BA_2022a chromosome 11, UOR_Pequ_1.1, whole genome shotgun sequence:
- the LOC133409372 gene encoding equilibrative nucleoside transporter 1-like — protein sequence MTAINSPRDKYNAVWLIFFILGLGTLLPWNFFMTATMYFTSRLKDPPSELSTNQTANGTLDGGDTRNVLESKFNNVMTLCAMVPLLIFTCLNSFIHQRIPLKLRISGSLSVILVVFLLTALFVKVDVTPLPFFTLTMIKIIFINSFGAVLQGSLFGLAGILPTSYTTPIMSGQGLAGTFAAFSMICALASGSALRDSAFGYFITACFVILIAIISYLTLPRMEFFQYYMESNGSRLSADDENKMDLLRQENGKKHPMASLNEHDGKPDVSVVKIFRKIWVMALSVCFIFTVTIGTFPAVTVEVKSTVANGGSWETYFIPVSCFLLFNVMDWAGRSLTAVCMWPGKDSRWLPALVGMRLMFVPLFMLCNVQPRHYLPVLFSHDAWYIVFMVLFSFSNGYLASLCMCFGPKKVSQQEAETAGAIMAFFLSLGLALGAALSFAFRAII from the exons ATGACCGCCATCAACTCGCCCAGAGACAA ATACAATGCAGTGTGGCTGATCTTTTTCATCCTGGGCTTGGGAACCCTCCTGCCGTGGAACTTCTTCATGACAGCCACCATG TACTTCACCAGCAGGCTGAAGGACCCGCCCAGCGAGCTCTCCACCAATCAGACGGCCAACGGCACGCTGGATGGTGGTGACACCCGGAACGTCCTGGAGTCCAAGTTCAACAACGTGATGACGCTGTGCGCCATGGTGCCTCTGCTCATCTTCACCTGCCTCAACTCCTTCATCCACCAGAG GATCCCTCTGAAGCTGCGCATTTCGGGCAGCCTGTCGGTAATCCTGGTGGTCTTCCTGCTGACGGCGCTGTTTGTCAAGGTGGACGTGACCCCGCTGCCCTTCTTCACCCTCACCATGATCAAGATCATCTTCATCAACT CGTTCGGGGCAGTTCTGCAGGGCAGCCTGTTCGGGCTAGCAGGGATCCTGCCCACCTCCTACACCACACCCATCATGAGCGGCCAGGGCCTCGCTGGGACCTTTGCCGCCTTCTCCATGATCTGCGCCCTGGCCT CCGGCTCGGCATTGCGGGACAGCGCCTTCGGCTACTTCATCACAGCCTGCTTCGTTATTCTCATCGCCATCATCTCCTACCTGACTCTGCCCAGGATG GAGTTTTTCCAGTACTACATGGAAAGTAACGGGTCCAGGTTGTCTGCTGATGACGAGAACAAAATGGACCTTCTCAGACAAG aaaatggaaagaagCATCCAATGGCGAGTTTGAATGAACACGACGGCAAACCGGACGTGTCTGTGGTCAAAATCTTTcgcaag ATCTGGGTGATGGCTCTGTCAGTGTGCTTCATCTTCACCGTCACCATCGGGACGTTCCCGGCCGTCACCGTCGAGGTCAAGTCCacggtggccaacggaggcagCTGGG AAACCTACTTCATCCCAGTGTCGTGTTTCCTCCTCTTCAACGTGATGGACTGGGCTGGCCGAAGTCTGACGGCCGTCTGCATGTGG CCTGGCAAGGACAGCCGGTGGCTCCCCGCTCTGGTGGGCATGCGACTTATGTTCGTGCCGCTGTTCATGCTGTGCAACGTGCAGCCTCGCCACTACCTGCCCGTGCTCTTCTCACACGATGCCTGGTACATCGTCTTCATGgtcctcttctccttctccaACGGCTACCTGGCCAGCCTCTGCATGTGCTTCGGACCCAA GAAAGTGTCACAGCAGGAGGCGGAAACGGCAGGGGCCATCATGGCCTTCTTCTTGTCCCTGGGCTTGGCGCTGGGGGCCGCCCTCTCCTTCGCCTTCCGTGCCATCATCTAA